The Salvia splendens isolate huo1 chromosome 21, SspV2, whole genome shotgun sequence genome includes a window with the following:
- the LOC121785262 gene encoding uncharacterized protein LOC121785262: protein METKPIESITTDVVRDCLINKILPAIIAKWLDGATKVLKIQQDNARPHIKDNDPVFREAAQQSGFSISIVQQPPNSPDTNVNDLGWFRAIQSLQTQTACNNVDDLINAVEKSFHELQPETLDNVFLSLQGCYMEFMKVQGQNRYKLPHVGKAHLRRTNQLPLNLEVPVELAMQAIAYLRDQGSNQGLETISQALGL from the exons ATGGAGACAAAACCCATAGAGAGTATCACAACAGATGTGGTGAGGGATTGCTTGATCAATAAG ATATTGCCTGCCATCATAGCCAAGTGGCTAGATGGGGCAACTAAAGTTCTCAAGATACAACAAGATAACGCGAGACCACACATCAAAGACAATGACCCAGTTTTCAGAGAAGCTGCACAACAAAGTGGTTTCTCAATATCAATTGTGCAACAACCACCTAACTCACCTGACACCAATGTGAATGATTTGGGTTGGTTCAGAGCAATACAGTCACTACAAACTCAGACTGCATGCAATAATGTGGATGATTTAATCAATGCAGTTGAGAAATCATTCCATGAATTACAACCAGAGACTTTGGATAATGTTTTCCTAAGTCTTCAAGGCTGTTACATGGAATTTATGAAAGTCCAGGGTCAGAACAGATACAAGCTGCCCCACGTGGGGAAAGCACATTTAAGGAGGACAAATCAACTTCCACTGAATCTAGAAGTTCCAGTGGAGCTAGCTATGCAAGCAATTGCTTATCTGCGAGACCAGGGGAGCAACCAAGGATTGGAGACAATTTCCCAAGCCTTAGGATTATGA